One Etheostoma cragini isolate CJK2018 chromosome 18, CSU_Ecrag_1.0, whole genome shotgun sequence DNA window includes the following coding sequences:
- the LOC117961136 gene encoding adenylate cyclase type 3-like isoform X2, whose translation MLYLCAATVGVMSYYMADRKYRTAFLEARQSLEVKLTLEEQSTQQEELLLSILPKHIADEMLQGMKNQADQNEGQHQQFNTMYMYRHENVSILFADIVGFTQLSSACSAQELVKLLNELFARFDKLAEEHHQLRIKILGDCYYCICGLPDFREDHAACSIMMGLAMVDAISYVREKTKTDVDMRVGVHTGTVLGGVLGQKRWQFDVWSTDVTVANKMESGGIPGRVHISQTTKDSLHGEFELEPGDGGERCEYLLEKGIDTYLVLVSKQVANGHSENKPGTLSNRNSDKLISTTVTNWNAASPQSTPTESKQERNKIVEQQVINSRLQQELLERETQQIIKDHQINPVSLRFVDAKLEEHYSSEKEKRSGAAFCCCIIVLFFITAMEVFIDPLLAVNYVTFAIGEVLLLILAVCSLAAIFPRMFSKRLVSFSVWIDRTRWARNTWAMAAIFVLTMAVIADMLSCVPPSLRVFNSTAGPVLESLGDRGCAENPKHYSFMAVMSLIATAMLVQVSHLVKLGLMMLVVTATGAVNIYSWRDIYDLYDYIQYASYRTSIVPSKYLMTMMIIVMMIGFYFFARHLEHQSRKLFLWKIGVHDQKERVFEMRRWNEALVTNMLPEHVAKHFLGTKKRDEELYSQSYNEIGVMFASIPNFSDFYTEENINNGGIECLRILNEIISDFDSLLDRDEFRCITKIKTIGSTYMAASGLTPESNTNGYSNRKPEDQSLIERWQHLADLADFALAMKVTLNNLNKQSFNNFMLRIGLNKGGVLAGVIGARKPHYDIWGNTVNVASRMESTGVMGNIQVVEDCYDILKEYGFRFIRRGPIFVKGKGELLTFFMKGKDKPTSNGGPVTTALPHQVGDL comes from the exons GAGGAACTATTACTGTCCATCCTGCCCAAACACATCGCTGACGAGATGTTGCAGGGCATGAAGAACCAGGCCGATCAGAATGAGGGACAGCACCAGCAGTTCAACACCATGTACATGTACCGCCATGAAAACGTCAG TATCCTGTTTGCTGACATAGTGGGCTTCACCCAGCTGTCCTCCGCCTGTAGCGCCCAGGAGCTCGTAAAGCTGCTTAATGAACTGTTCGCCCGCTTCGATAAACTGGCAGAa GAACATCACCAACTGAGGATAAAGATCCTCGGAGACTGTTACTATTGCATCTGTGGTCTTCCTGACTTCAGAGAGGACCACGCTGCCTGCTCCATAATGATGGGCCTAGCGATGGTAGACGCCATATC GTACGTGCGAGAGAAGACTAAAACTGACGTGGACATGCGTGTGGGCGTTCACACGGGCACCGTGCTCGGAGGAGTGCTTGGGCAGAAGAGGTGGCAGTTTGACGTTTGGTCCACAGATGTCACTGTAGCCAATAAGATGGAATCTGGGGGGATTCCTGG GAGAGTGCATATTTCCCAGACCACCAAGGACAGTCTGCATGGAGAATTTGAACTGGAGCCGGGGGACGGCGGGGAGAGGTGCGAGTACCTGCTGGAGAAAGGCATCGACACTTACCTGGTTCTGGTGTCTAAACAGGTGGCAAATGGGCACAGTGAAAAT AAACCTGGCACCTTGTCCAACAGAAATTCAGACAAGTTGATCAGTACTACAGTAACCAATTGGAATGCAGCCTCTCCCCAATCCACACCTACGGAGTCTAAGCAGGAG AGGAATAAGATAGTCGAGCAACAAGTGATCAACAGTCGGCTGCAGCAGGAGCTGCTGGAGAGAGAAACTCAGCAAAT AATAAAGGATCATCAGATCAACCCTGTGTCGTTGCGTTTTGTGGATGCAAAGTTGGAGGAGCACTACTCCTCAGAGAAGGAGAAGCGAAGCGGAGCGGCCTTCTGCTGCTGCATCATTGTGCTCTTCTTCATCACAGCAATGGAGGTGTTTATAGACCCACT TTTGGCGGTCAACTATGTGACTTTTGCAATAGGAGAGGTGTTGTTGCTTATCCTCGCAGTGTGCTCCCTGGCTGCCATCTTCCCCAGG ATGTTCTCCAAAAGGTTGGTGTCTTTCTCAGTGTGGATTGATCGCACACGTTGGGCCAGAAACACATGGGCCATGGCGGCCATATTTGTTCTCACAATGGCTGTGATTGCTGACATG CTGAGCTGTGTTCCACCGTCCCTTCGAGTCTTCAACAGCACCGCCGGCCCCGTGCTTGAGTCACTTGGTGACCGAGGCTGTGCAGAGAATCCAAAGCACTACAGCTTCATGGCTGTGATGTCACTCATCGCCACCGCCATGTTGGTACAGGTCAGCCACCTGGTTAAGCTGGGCCTCATGATGCTGGTTGTCACAGCAACTGGAGCTGTTAATATCTACAGCTGGAGGGACATTTATGACCTGTAtgactatatacagtatgcctCATACAG AACATCCATAGTGCCATCCAAGTACCTCATGACCATGATGATCATTGTCATGATGATTGGATTCTATTTCTTTGCCCGCCAT TTGGAGCACCAGTCCAGGAAGCTGTTCCTGTGGAAGATCGGTGTGCATGACCAGAAGGAGAGGGTGTTTGAGATGAGACGCTGGAACGAAGCCCTGGTCACCAACATGCTGCCAGAGCATGTAGCAAAACACTTTCTGGGCACTAAGAAGAGAGATGAG GAGTTGTACAGCCAGTCTTACAATGAAATAGGTGTGATGTTTGCTTCCATCCCCAACTTTTCTGATTTCTACACTGAAGAGAACATCAACAACGGCGGCATTGAGTGTCTCAGGATTCTCAATGAGATCATCTCCGACTTTGACAGT TTACTAGACAGGGATGAGTTCCGCTGCATCACTAAGATCAAGACAATAGGAAGCACCTACATGGCCGCATCAGGACTCACCCCAGAGAGCAACACCAATGGATACAGCAACCGCAAG CCAGAGGACCAGTCACTGATTGAGCGCTGGCAACACCTCGCTGACCTGGCAGACTTTGCCTTGGCCATGAAAGTCACCCTCAACAACCTCAACAAACAGTCCTTCAACAACTTCATGCTCCGAATCG GTCTAAATAAGGGGGGAGTTTTGGCTGGGGTGATTGGAGCCCGTAAACCTCACTATGATATCTGGGGCAACACCGTCAATGTAGCCAGCAGAATGGAGTCCACCGGAGTGATGGGAAACATCCAG GTAGTGGAGGACtgctatgacattttaaaggagTATGGCTTCCGCTTTATCCGAAGAGGACCCATATTTGTCAAAGGCAAAGGGGAGCTGCTTACCTTCTTCATGAAAGGAAAAGATAAACCCACCAGCAATGGCGGACCAGTGACCACTGCCCTTCCACACCAAGTTGGGGACCTTTGA